The following coding sequences are from one Vibrio syngnathi window:
- the rnr gene encoding ribonuclease R — MSKNTPMSENTTATTTVDPFADRESKNYENPVPSREFIISFLTDANIPMNRNDLFEALGLAGEEQYEGLRRRLRAMERDGQLIFTRRQCYALPEKMELIKGFVIGHKDGHGWVRPDGSVGKDNDIVLPHHQMKTIMHGDYVLVQPTDNSKRGRREGRLVRVLEERKTPLVGRFFLEYGHSYVVADDSRISHDIQIPTEHKGGARMGNVVVIEITDRGGRSRNMMGKVTEVLGENMAPGMETQIAIRTHQIPQEWPEAVDKQIVNLGEHVPEEAKEGRVDLRKLPLVTIDGEDARDFDDAVYCEAKKGGGWRLWVAIADVSYYVRPETALDKEAINRGNSVYFPSQVVPMLPEVLSNGLCSLNPQVDRLCMVCEMTISDKGKLSGYKHYEAVMNSHARLTYNKVGAILDGNEELRERYEPEVPHLEELHKMYKVLKKTRDERGAIEFETVETKFIFNADRKIDRIEPVIRNDAHKIIEECMILANIASASYVEKAKEPALYRVHDTPGEERLMGFKSFLSELGLTLEGGLSPSPVDYAQLMQQINEREDRELIQTMLLRSMKQAVYNADNAGHFGLALKRYAHFTSPIRRYPDLLLHRAIKYLIAKEEGRNSERWTPTGGYHYTFDDMDFYGEQCSMTERRADDATREVNDWLKCEYMQDHVGEVMDGVIANVTGFGFFVRLTELHIDGLVHISALANDYYQFDAVGQRLVGESSGNIYRLGDSVKVKVSAVNLETRQIDFDLEDTDRQPRGKGKTAKKRAAEAMKKAKSKKRSAVKSNKPGVPATPLVEPTKRPDGSSEGSAKKKKPANKTGAAKARAKKKRAASRKPKADKS; from the coding sequence ATGTCAAAAAACACACCAATGTCAGAAAACACGACAGCGACAACCACTGTTGATCCTTTTGCCGACCGAGAGTCGAAAAATTACGAAAACCCAGTACCAAGCCGTGAGTTCATTATTTCGTTTCTAACAGACGCGAATATTCCTATGAACCGCAATGATCTATTCGAAGCTTTGGGTTTGGCTGGAGAGGAACAATATGAAGGGCTGCGTCGTCGTTTACGTGCAATGGAACGTGATGGACAGCTTATCTTTACTCGTCGTCAGTGTTACGCATTGCCTGAGAAGATGGAATTGATTAAAGGCTTTGTGATTGGTCATAAAGATGGTCATGGTTGGGTACGCCCAGACGGCAGTGTTGGTAAAGATAACGATATCGTGCTGCCGCATCATCAGATGAAAACCATCATGCACGGTGATTACGTATTGGTTCAGCCTACTGACAACAGTAAGCGTGGTCGTCGTGAAGGCCGTTTGGTTCGTGTTCTTGAAGAGCGTAAAACGCCACTTGTTGGTCGCTTCTTCCTAGAGTACGGCCATTCTTATGTGGTTGCTGATGATTCGCGTATTAGTCACGACATCCAGATCCCAACTGAGCATAAAGGCGGTGCTCGAATGGGTAATGTGGTTGTGATTGAAATTACGGACCGTGGTGGTCGTTCTCGTAACATGATGGGTAAAGTGACCGAAGTTCTTGGTGAAAATATGGCTCCGGGTATGGAAACGCAGATCGCGATCCGTACTCACCAGATCCCACAAGAGTGGCCTGAAGCGGTAGATAAGCAAATCGTAAACCTAGGTGAACATGTTCCTGAAGAAGCAAAAGAAGGACGTGTTGATCTACGCAAACTCCCATTGGTTACTATCGATGGTGAAGATGCGCGAGACTTCGATGATGCGGTTTACTGTGAAGCGAAGAAAGGCGGCGGCTGGCGTCTATGGGTAGCGATTGCTGACGTAAGTTACTACGTTCGCCCAGAGACAGCTCTAGACAAAGAAGCGATTAACCGTGGTAACTCGGTATACTTCCCGTCACAAGTTGTCCCAATGCTGCCAGAAGTACTTTCAAATGGTTTGTGTTCATTGAACCCTCAAGTCGACCGTTTGTGTATGGTGTGTGAGATGACTATCTCAGACAAAGGTAAACTGTCAGGCTACAAGCACTACGAAGCAGTCATGAATTCTCATGCTCGTCTTACTTACAACAAAGTAGGCGCGATCTTAGATGGCAATGAAGAATTACGTGAGCGTTACGAACCAGAAGTACCACATCTTGAAGAGCTTCATAAGATGTACAAGGTGCTTAAGAAAACGCGTGACGAACGTGGTGCGATTGAATTTGAAACGGTAGAAACTAAGTTTATCTTCAATGCGGATCGTAAGATTGACCGTATTGAGCCGGTAATTCGTAACGATGCACACAAGATCATCGAAGAATGTATGATTCTTGCGAATATCGCTTCTGCATCTTACGTAGAAAAAGCGAAAGAGCCTGCGTTGTACCGTGTTCACGATACTCCGGGTGAAGAGCGCTTAATGGGCTTCAAGAGCTTCTTAAGTGAATTAGGTTTAACGCTGGAGGGTGGTCTGTCGCCATCTCCGGTAGACTACGCACAACTGATGCAACAGATTAACGAACGTGAAGACCGTGAGTTAATCCAAACTATGCTGCTGCGCTCAATGAAGCAAGCGGTATACAATGCGGATAACGCGGGTCACTTTGGTCTAGCTCTTAAGCGCTATGCTCACTTTACCTCGCCAATTCGTCGTTACCCAGATTTGCTATTGCACCGTGCGATTAAGTACCTTATTGCGAAAGAAGAAGGCCGTAACAGCGAGCGTTGGACGCCAACCGGTGGTTACCACTACACTTTCGATGATATGGACTTCTACGGCGAACAGTGTTCAATGACTGAGCGTCGTGCTGATGATGCTACGCGTGAAGTGAACGACTGGCTGAAATGTGAATACATGCAAGACCATGTTGGCGAAGTGATGGATGGCGTGATTGCCAACGTGACTGGCTTCGGTTTCTTCGTGCGTCTAACGGAACTGCACATCGATGGTCTGGTACATATTTCCGCGCTAGCGAATGACTACTACCAATTTGATGCTGTTGGTCAGCGTCTAGTGGGTGAAAGCTCAGGTAATATCTACCGCTTGGGTGATTCGGTTAAAGTGAAGGTTTCGGCAGTTAACTTAGAAACTCGTCAAATCGACTTTGATTTAGAAGACACAGATCGTCAGCCGCGTGGTAAAGGTAAAACAGCCAAGAAGCGTGCAGCAGAAGCGATGAAAAAGGCGAAAAGCAAGAAGCGTTCAGCGGTGAAGAGCAATAAGCCAGGCGTACCTGCAACGCCTTTAGTTGAACCAACTAAACGACCTGATGGAAGTAGCGAAGGTTCAGCTAAGAAGAAAAAGCCAGCGAATAAAACGGGTGCTGCTAAAGCTCGTGCGAAGAAAAAGCGCGCCGCAAGCCGTAAGCCAAAGGCTGATAAGTCTTAA
- a CDS encoding amidohydrolase, with protein sequence MKLKRTLLASAMASLALFPFASSAMEKADLMITDAMVLTMDQEKTVYESGTVVVKDNKIIAVGDASLEKQYQAKQVLDVNGDIVMPGLINTHTHVSMTVFRSLADDVPDRLHRYIFPLEAKLVSRDMVRIGANLGNVEMVKGGVTTYADMYYFEDEVAKTVDKIGMRAVLGETVIKFPVADAANAEEGIKYALNFIEEYKDHPRITPAFAPHAPYTNTTEVLQKVAKLSLELDVPVMIHLAESHREEEKIAKRAEGLSPVQYMDSIGALNKNLVGAHMILVDDHDIELVKKSDMGVAHNMSANIKSAKGVSPALKMYDENVRIGLGTDGPMSGNTLSTIDEFNQVAKVHKLVNKDRAAMPPIKVIDMATMGAAKALHMEDKIGSLESGKLADIIVIDTKAPNMVPVYNPYSALVYSANSGNVRHTIVDGKIIMQDRDMLTVDEDQIRQEALDFTKVVRKTVIESGEVVQ encoded by the coding sequence ATGAAACTAAAACGCACCCTATTGGCTTCAGCAATGGCAAGCCTAGCTCTATTTCCATTTGCGAGTTCAGCAATGGAAAAAGCTGACCTGATGATAACCGATGCTATGGTTCTAACCATGGACCAAGAAAAAACGGTTTACGAGAGCGGCACTGTTGTCGTCAAAGACAACAAAATCATTGCGGTTGGCGATGCTTCGCTAGAGAAGCAGTACCAAGCTAAACAAGTGCTAGACGTTAATGGCGATATCGTCATGCCGGGTCTCATCAATACTCATACTCACGTATCGATGACGGTTTTCCGTTCGTTGGCCGATGATGTGCCTGATCGCTTGCACCGCTACATCTTCCCACTTGAAGCTAAGTTAGTATCTCGCGATATGGTTCGTATAGGCGCTAACCTTGGTAACGTTGAAATGGTAAAAGGTGGCGTAACCACTTACGCTGATATGTACTATTTTGAAGACGAAGTCGCTAAAACTGTTGATAAAATTGGTATGCGTGCTGTGTTAGGCGAAACAGTAATCAAATTCCCAGTAGCTGATGCAGCAAACGCGGAAGAAGGTATTAAATACGCTTTAAACTTCATTGAAGAATATAAAGATCACCCGCGTATTACGCCTGCATTTGCTCCTCACGCCCCTTACACCAACACAACAGAAGTCCTTCAAAAAGTAGCAAAGCTTTCTCTAGAACTTGATGTTCCAGTAATGATTCACTTAGCTGAATCTCATCGTGAAGAAGAAAAAATTGCAAAACGAGCTGAAGGTTTATCTCCGGTTCAATACATGGACAGCATTGGTGCACTAAACAAAAACTTAGTTGGCGCACACATGATCCTAGTAGACGATCATGATATCGAGCTAGTGAAAAAATCAGATATGGGCGTGGCTCATAACATGAGTGCCAACATCAAGTCGGCAAAAGGCGTATCACCTGCGCTTAAGATGTATGACGAAAATGTACGTATCGGTTTAGGTACTGATGGCCCAATGTCTGGTAACACATTGAGCACCATTGATGAGTTCAACCAAGTCGCTAAGGTTCACAAGCTAGTTAATAAAGATCGTGCTGCAATGCCGCCGATCAAAGTGATCGACATGGCGACAATGGGCGCAGCAAAAGCACTACACATGGAAGATAAGATCGGTTCTCTTGAATCAGGCAAGCTAGCCGACATCATAGTGATCGACACCAAGGCGCCAAACATGGTTCCGGTATACAACCCATACTCAGCATTAGTTTACTCAGCTAACTCGGGGAACGTTCGCCACACCATCGTTGACGGCAAGATCATCATGCAAGATCGCGACATGCTAACGGTCGATGAAGATCAAATTCGCCAAGAAGCACTCGATTTCACCAAAGTCGTTCGTAAGACGGTAATTGAATCTGGTGAAGTTGTTCAGTAA
- the motX gene encoding flagellar protein MotX, protein MKLRIVAASLIVALSSPLSHADLADVGEPVPIYTEAELINLIENNQHLERVKADKCQLVEDIVARATRISLPSYEFLYGDMLAWGVCVPQDVELGLYYMENAAHQGLPAALEQLGRYYSLGTLVQQDKERAIPYLREAASMGNLSASIHLAELLLRDYGSPLDYEDAYRWLYNSVTADQRQHKRITVLRSGLERRMPDNIIARAKRRDVFW, encoded by the coding sequence ATGAAGTTACGAATTGTAGCAGCTTCATTGATAGTGGCGCTGAGCTCACCCTTGAGTCATGCAGATTTGGCTGATGTGGGAGAGCCCGTTCCAATATATACTGAAGCTGAACTGATTAATTTAATCGAGAATAATCAACACCTAGAGCGAGTGAAAGCTGATAAGTGCCAGTTAGTTGAAGATATCGTTGCTCGTGCAACGCGTATTAGCTTGCCTTCTTATGAGTTTTTATACGGTGATATGTTGGCTTGGGGTGTGTGTGTTCCGCAAGATGTAGAGCTTGGTCTTTACTATATGGAAAACGCAGCACATCAAGGTTTACCAGCGGCACTCGAGCAGTTAGGACGTTATTATTCTCTTGGCACTTTGGTGCAACAAGACAAAGAGCGTGCGATCCCGTATTTACGTGAAGCCGCCTCGATGGGTAACTTAAGTGCAAGCATCCACTTAGCAGAACTCTTGTTACGTGACTATGGCAGCCCGTTGGATTATGAAGATGCTTACCGTTGGTTATATAACTCGGTGACAGCGGATCAAAGGCAACATAAGCGTATTACTGTGCTTCGAAGCGGTTTAGAGCGGAGAATGCCTGACAACATTATCGCTCGAGCAAAACGTCGAGATGTCTTCTGGTAA
- a CDS encoding adenylosuccinate synthase, producing the protein MGNNVVVLGTQWGDEGKGKIVDLLTEDAKYVVRYQGGHNAGHTLVIDGEKTVLHLIPSGILRNNVKCVIGNGVVLSPDALLKEMKPLEDRGIPVRERLFISEACPLILPYHIAIDNAREIARGAKAIGTTGRGIGPAYEDKVARRGLRVGDLFDKEAFAEKLKEVMEFHNFQLEHFYKAETVSYEEVLEQAMSYADMLTAMVIDVTDELDAARKRGDKIMFEGAQGTLLDIDHGTYPYVTSSNTTAGGVAAGSGFGPRHIGYILGITKAYCTRVGSGPFPTELYDGLDKQDPVGKHLGDVGHEFGATTGRLRRTGWFDAVAMRRAIQINSLSGICLTKLDVLDGLEELKICTGYKMKDGSILEVSPMAAESFEEATPIYETMPGWSENTFGAKSIDALPQAALDYIKRIEDLTGVPIDIVSTGPDRNETIIKVHPYGA; encoded by the coding sequence ATGGGAAATAACGTAGTCGTTCTAGGCACCCAATGGGGTGATGAAGGTAAAGGTAAAATCGTTGACCTTTTAACTGAAGATGCAAAATACGTGGTTCGCTACCAAGGCGGTCACAATGCAGGTCACACACTTGTAATTGACGGTGAAAAAACCGTTCTTCACTTAATTCCATCAGGTATCCTACGCAATAACGTTAAATGTGTTATTGGTAACGGTGTAGTATTATCGCCTGACGCACTTCTAAAAGAAATGAAGCCTCTTGAAGATCGCGGTATTCCAGTACGTGAGCGTCTTTTCATCTCTGAAGCTTGTCCTCTAATTCTTCCGTACCACATTGCTATCGACAACGCGCGTGAAATCGCTCGTGGCGCTAAAGCTATCGGTACAACGGGTCGTGGTATCGGTCCTGCTTACGAAGATAAAGTTGCTCGTCGCGGTCTACGCGTTGGCGACCTTTTCGATAAAGAAGCATTCGCTGAGAAGCTAAAAGAAGTTATGGAATTCCACAACTTCCAACTAGAGCACTTCTACAAAGCTGAAACAGTAAGCTATGAAGAAGTTCTTGAGCAAGCGATGAGCTACGCAGATATGTTAACTGCGATGGTTATCGACGTAACTGACGAACTAGACGCAGCACGTAAGCGCGGCGACAAGATCATGTTTGAAGGTGCTCAAGGTACGCTACTAGATATCGACCACGGTACTTACCCATACGTAACGTCTTCTAACACGACTGCTGGTGGTGTTGCTGCAGGTTCTGGTTTCGGTCCTCGTCACATCGGTTACATCCTTGGTATTACCAAGGCTTACTGTACTCGTGTTGGTTCAGGTCCATTCCCAACTGAGCTATACGATGGCCTTGATAAGCAAGACCCAGTTGGTAAGCACCTAGGCGATGTTGGTCACGAGTTTGGTGCAACGACTGGTCGTCTACGTCGTACTGGTTGGTTCGATGCTGTTGCTATGCGTCGTGCAATCCAAATCAACTCTCTATCTGGTATCTGTCTAACTAAACTAGACGTTCTAGATGGCCTAGAAGAACTAAAAATCTGTACTGGTTACAAGATGAAAGATGGTTCTATCCTAGAAGTTTCTCCAATGGCTGCTGAGTCATTCGAAGAAGCGACGCCAATCTACGAAACAATGCCTGGTTGGTCTGAAAACACATTTGGTGCTAAATCTATCGACGCGCTTCCACAAGCTGCTCTAGATTACATCAAGCGTATCGAAGACCTAACTGGCGTTCCAATTGATATCGTATCAACTGGCCCAGATCGTAACGAAACTATCATCAAGGTTCACCCATACGGCGCATAA
- a CDS encoding DUF2065 domain-containing protein: protein MSNSIWLAIGLVLIVEGLGPLIAPNGWRNMVAQLSQQPDSQLRRIGGCLVVAGAVIAFMTYR, encoded by the coding sequence ATGTCTAATTCTATCTGGCTCGCAATCGGGCTTGTTCTTATCGTCGAAGGGCTTGGACCCTTGATTGCACCCAACGGCTGGAGAAACATGGTTGCTCAATTAAGCCAACAGCCAGACTCTCAACTGCGCCGTATTGGCGGCTGCCTTGTGGTTGCTGGTGCTGTTATCGCTTTCATGACCTACCGTTAG
- the hflC gene encoding protease modulator HflC has protein sequence MRKLMIPVLVVTIALLLMSLFVIQEGERGMVIRFGRVLDDNGVSRIYEPGLHFKLPMFDRVKVLDARIQTMDGRSDRFVTSEKKDVLIDTYAKWRIADFGRFYLSTGGGNIMTAEALLERKVTDVLRSEIGSREIKQIVSGPRNKDILPDSADSEVVTTVAAAEALEVDGERDKIMENVLSGTAESAMADLGVEVVDFRMKKINLPDEISESIYRRMRAERESVARRHRSQGREKAEVIRAQAELEVATVLAEADRTARITRGDADAEAAKIYSDVYSKDPEFYGFMRSLQAYETSFSDKSDILVLDPKTDFFQYMNQASGAPAK, from the coding sequence ATGCGTAAATTAATGATCCCTGTATTAGTTGTGACGATTGCCCTTCTATTGATGTCACTATTTGTGATTCAAGAAGGCGAACGTGGCATGGTAATTCGTTTTGGTCGAGTTCTCGATGACAACGGCGTATCACGAATCTATGAACCAGGCCTGCACTTTAAACTGCCTATGTTTGATCGCGTAAAAGTACTTGATGCTCGTATTCAAACGATGGATGGTCGTTCTGACCGTTTCGTAACATCAGAGAAAAAAGACGTTCTAATTGATACCTACGCAAAATGGCGTATTGCTGATTTTGGACGTTTTTACCTGAGTACTGGCGGCGGTAATATCATGACGGCAGAAGCACTTCTTGAGCGTAAAGTGACAGATGTTCTTCGTTCTGAAATTGGTTCTCGTGAAATTAAGCAGATCGTATCAGGCCCTCGTAATAAGGACATCCTGCCAGACTCTGCTGATAGCGAAGTCGTCACAACGGTAGCGGCTGCAGAAGCACTAGAAGTTGATGGCGAACGCGATAAGATCATGGAAAACGTTTTGTCTGGAACGGCAGAAAGTGCGATGGCTGATTTAGGTGTTGAAGTTGTTGATTTCCGAATGAAGAAGATTAACCTTCCTGACGAAATCAGTGAATCTATCTACCGCCGTATGCGTGCAGAGCGTGAGTCGGTTGCTCGTAGACACCGTTCACAGGGTCGTGAGAAAGCGGAAGTTATCCGTGCTCAAGCTGAGCTAGAAGTGGCAACAGTTCTTGCTGAAGCTGACCGTACAGCTCGAATCACTCGTGGTGATGCTGATGCAGAAGCAGCGAAGATCTATTCTGATGTGTACAGTAAAGATCCTGAGTTCTATGGCTTCATGCGTTCACTGCAAGCTTATGAGACATCATTTAGCGATAAGAGCGACATTCTAGTACTGGATCCGAAGACTGACTTCTTCCAATACATGAATCAAGCAAGCGGTGCTCCAGCAAAATAA
- the hflK gene encoding FtsH protease activity modulator HflK, which produces MAWNEPGNNNNGDNNGRDNDPWGKNNNRGGRDQGPPDLDEVFSKLSQKLGGKFGKKGGSGNGPSIGGGGAIGFGVIAVIAIAIWFFAGFYTVGEAERAVVLRLGQFDRIEEPGLNWHPRFIDEIKDEQLVNVQAIRSLRAAGTMLTKDENVVTVEMGVQYRVSDPYKYLYRVTNADDSLRQATDSALRAVIGDSLMDSILTSGRQQIRQSTQETLNRIIDSYDMGILIVDVNFQSARPPEQVKDAFDDAIAAREDEERFEREAEAYRNDILPKATGRAERLKKEAVGYSERTVNGALGQVAQFEKLLPEYQAAPEVTRNRMYLDTMEKVYSSTSKVLIDSESSGNLLYLPIDKLGAQGGSQSGTRPAKASSTYDQIELETQADPKSSTQTRSDSSRQGRY; this is translated from the coding sequence ATGGCGTGGAATGAGCCTGGAAATAACAACAACGGCGATAATAACGGCCGCGATAACGACCCTTGGGGTAAGAACAATAATCGCGGCGGCCGAGATCAAGGACCGCCAGATCTAGACGAAGTGTTTAGTAAACTAAGTCAAAAGTTAGGTGGCAAGTTTGGTAAAAAGGGTGGTAGCGGTAACGGACCATCTATTGGTGGTGGCGGTGCAATTGGCTTTGGTGTCATTGCCGTTATTGCGATTGCTATCTGGTTCTTCGCTGGTTTCTACACCGTTGGCGAAGCAGAAAGAGCAGTAGTACTTCGATTGGGTCAGTTCGACCGTATCGAAGAGCCTGGTCTTAACTGGCACCCACGCTTCATCGATGAAATCAAAGATGAGCAACTAGTAAACGTTCAAGCGATTCGTTCTCTACGTGCTGCTGGCACGATGCTAACGAAAGATGAAAACGTTGTGACCGTTGAAATGGGTGTTCAATACCGTGTTTCTGACCCATACAAGTACTTGTATCGTGTAACGAATGCCGACGACAGTTTACGCCAAGCAACCGATTCTGCGCTTCGTGCGGTAATTGGTGACTCACTAATGGATAGTATCCTGACAAGTGGTCGTCAACAGATTCGTCAAAGCACTCAAGAAACGTTGAACCGTATTATTGATAGCTACGACATGGGTATTCTGATTGTTGATGTGAACTTCCAGTCAGCACGTCCACCTGAGCAAGTGAAAGATGCATTTGATGATGCTATCGCGGCTCGTGAGGATGAAGAGCGTTTCGAACGTGAAGCTGAAGCTTACCGAAATGACATTCTTCCAAAAGCCACAGGTCGTGCTGAGCGTTTGAAGAAAGAAGCGGTGGGTTACTCAGAGCGCACAGTTAATGGTGCTCTAGGTCAAGTGGCTCAGTTCGAGAAACTGCTACCTGAATACCAAGCAGCTCCTGAAGTAACACGTAACCGTATGTATCTTGATACAATGGAAAAAGTGTACTCAAGCACATCGAAGGTCCTGATTGATTCTGAATCAAGCGGTAACTTGCTATACCTACCAATTGATAAGCTAGGCGCACAAGGTGGTTCTCAGTCGGGCACTCGCCCTGCAAAAGCATCATCAACTTACGATCAAATTGAGTTAGAAACTCAAGCGGATCCAAAGTCTAGCACTCAAACTCGTTCAGACAGTTCACGCCAAGGGAGATACTAA